The genomic interval TCATGGCCAGACCATTCGAGTCGCGAACCGTAGGGCATAGTTTTAATTCGACCGGCAATCGGAATATTTCTACCATTCTCTTTATTACAGCAAACTGTTGGTAATCTTTCTGCCCAAAGCTTGCGATATCTGGACCAACTGCATCAAAGAGTTTTTTAACAATCTGCGTAACCCCTTGAAAGTGACCAGGTCGGAATGCCCCTTCTAATATAGTATCCAAACCATCAAGGTCAATATTCCACTCCTCACTGCCTGAATACATCTCCTCTACCTCGGGGAGAAAAAGCACATCACAGCCAATCTGCTCCAACATATGAATATCTTGTTCGATGGGTCGGGGATATTTAGCCAGATCCTCTTTGTTATTAAACTGGGTAGGATTAACAAAAATACTGCAAACAAGAATATCACTAAGTTTTTGAGTGTGTTGCATAAGGGAAAGATGACCTTGATGCAAAGCTCCCATCGTAGTCACTAGACCGATCCTTTTACCCTCGTTGCGCATGTTATCGAGATGCGCACCTAAGTCATTTTTTGTTGTAAATATAAGCACAGATAACGCTTTAGAAAATACCGCCAAAAATGGCAAATTCTATTGGTAAAGCAAAGGGTTTTTCGTAATACATTGATAAATTGACAGATAATGCTTATCTTTGCATACCTGTCAGCTAAGACTCGATTACAAAATACACAAAATACAAATAAATTATTGGAGATGGCAAAAACAAAGATATTGTTTATTACGCACGAGATGGCGCCTTTCCTTGAACTAAGCAAAATTTCAGAAATAACCCGACAGTTACCTCAGGCAATGCAGGAAAAAGGCTTTGAGATCCGAATCCTTATGCCTCGCTTCGGCACGATCAATGAGCGTAGAAACCGGTTACATGAAGTCATACGCTTATCAGGAATGAATATTGTCGTGGACAACAATGACAACCCTTTAATAATCAAGGTAGCGTCGATTCCAGCGGCAAGAATGCAAGTTTACTTTTTAGACAACGATGAATATTTTCATCGCAAGCAGGTGTTTAGAGACAAAAGCAATAAATTCTTTGCAGACAACGACGAGAGGGCAATATTCTTCTGTAAAGGAGCATTAGAAACGGTTAAAAAATTAGGATGGGCACCCGATGTGGTTCACTGTCACGGATGGATGAGCACATTGATTCCGGCCTATTTGAAAACAGCCTATAAAGACGATCCTACATACAAGGAATCCAAAGTAATCTACTCTTTATACAATGACCACTTCCCAGAAGCTCTCGGAGAGGGCTTTAAAAAGAAAGCACTTACCTCTTCAATGAAAGAAGATCAGTTAGCCGAGTACGGAAATGGCGATCACACCAGCCTTTATCAGGGAGCCATTTCTTATTCTGATGCGGTCGTAATAGCAGAAGAGAACGTCAGTGAGGATCTGTTAAAATTTGTTAAAAAAGCAGATATTCCTCTTACCAACGCTGAAAAAGATGAAGATTTCGAAAATTATTGCAACCTTTACGAGCAATTTGCGAGCGAAGAGCTTGAAACTGCATAATTGTTGGTTAGTTTTCAATTTTAACATATGAGATATCATTTACGAGACTTATTAACTTTGTTGATAAGTCTCTTTATTTTAAGCGGTTGTGATAACCCTTCAAAAGTTGGTTTAGATGTTGATCCCGGAGATCAAATTAATGGCGTCCTCATCGACACCTTAGAAATCAACGCTTCAACCGTTAAACAAGATAGTATTTTCACCAAAGGTTTAGCACAATTACCACTAGGATACCTCAAAGATCCGATAATTGGCGAAAGTAACGCATCAATTCAATTCGCGGTTCAAAACGTATCAAACGGGGATTCCCGTATACCTCTTAATGCTACTGTAGATTCCGCGGTATTGATTATCAACTATGGTCAAGACTTTTTTGGCGACTCATTGAATTCATCTACAACTGTTGAGGTGAAGCAGCTAAGTGTTCCTTATGAAGTTGGAAAAAATTATCCGACCAATGCAAAGTGGGAAGTGGATCCTTCGCTTTGGGGGAGTAAGGCCGTCAATAAATTTGCTTATAACGATAGTATTCGAGTTAATTCAGTGATTGATGGAAAAGATACCGTCGTTCGTGTAGGTCCGCAACTTCGGATTCCGCTCGACAAGGAAAAAGTAACTGAACTATTTGATGGCAATATCGACTCTGCAGTTTTTAATGAACATGATTTTTACCACAACCGGGTCAAGGGTTTCCAAGTAAGTGTTAATAAAGAGACTCAAAGTGGTGTCGGCGGCATTATTCACTTAGCGATAAGTGATAATAGCCAAAACGGTCTGATTGTCTACTACAAAACACCAGACACAACGCTTCAGAAAAATAAATTTTATTTAATATCTCCAAGCAACGCTGCAGCATCGATAAATCATGTATATTCTACTGAAGTGCAAAGCCAGCTTGATAACCCGGGAAATAATTATGAGACCGTTTATACACAAGGCTTGGGAGGTCTGCGTATTAAATTATCTCTTCCGACAATCTCTGCGCTTCAAAACCAGGATATGATCATTAACAAAGCTGAATTAGTTATCTTGGCTGATGAGGAGACTACCGGATCTGCTTTTAACAAACAAGCTCCGCGTTTAACCCTATACCGGGAAGATATCGCGGGTCAACGCAGACCTGTCCCCGATGGGGATACAAATGAGAATAACCGCGACCCACGCAGTTTCGGTCTTGCATTCGGAGGAAAGTACAACGCTGAAAAGAAACAGTATTCATTTATACTGACATCTTATATACAGGATATCCTTTTAGGGAAAATAAACAATGCTCAGTTTTTTATAGAACCAGCAGCCAACATCTACTCTAACGTGGTACCTTATCAGGCAAATATCTACTCAGCTTCACGAGCTATTTTGGGCACCTTCAATAACCCGAACTACAAGATGAAACTAAACATCTACTACACGAAGACAAACGATTGATTAGCGCTAATCAATCGTTTGTGTAGATAACATAAATTTTCTGTTATTTTTAGTAAACTGTCATTGAAAGTCGGATATTTTTCCGACTTTCGATTTTTATTGACTAAAAATAACAAGAACATATGTGTGGAATTGTTGGATATATTGGGAAAGAACAGGCGTGGCCAGTTATAATAAAAGGTTTAAAACGTCTGGAATATAGAGGCTACGATAGTGCCGGAATTGCTTTAGCGTCCTCCAACGGGATCACAGCTTACAAGAAAGCAGGTAAAGTTTCGGTTTTAGAAGAATTCGCTAACGGTGAAGATCAAAGTGGAACTGTCGGAATCGGACATACGCGCTGGGCTACACATGGAGAGCCGTCGGACCGAAATGCTCACCCCCATCTTTCCGGGAATGAGCGCTTGGCGATCGTCCATAATGGAATAATTGAGAACTACGCAATTATCAAAGAAACATTGATCAGCAACGGTCATAATTTCTTAAGTGACACAGACACCGAAGTCCTTGTTCACCTCATCGAAGATATCCAACAGGCGGAACAGTGTGACTTAACCGAGGCGGTTCGCCTGACGTTGACACAGGTTGTCGGTGCATACGCAATCGTCATAATAGACAAAGAAAACCCTAACCAGCTCGTTGCTGCACGGAAAGGCAGTCCAATGGTCATAGGTGTCGGTGAAGATGAGTACATTATAGGATCAGATGCTTCTCCTATTATAGAATACACAAAAAACATTATCTACCTCAAAGATGAAGAGATAGCCACCATTACGCCCAACAGCATTGAGATTAGAACGATAGACAATGAAATACAAACGCCCTTTGTACACCGTTTAGAGTTAAAGCTTGAAATGCTCGAAAAAGCTGGTTACGACCACTTTATGCTGAAGGAAATCTACGAGCAGCCGCGGTCTATACGCGATTGCCTGCGTGGGAGAATCAGTCCCGACGAAGGCACCGTCCAGCTAGGAGGTTTAAAAGACTATGATGACAAATTAAAGCAGGCAAACCGCATTATCATTATTGCTTGTGGAACCTCATGGCATGCGGGATTAGTGGGTGAGTACTTAATTGAAAATTACGCACGGATTCCGGTTGAGGTTGAATACGCCTCCGAATTCCGCTACCGCAATCCGGTTGTTTCCGAAAATGATATTGTAATTGCTATTTCCCAATCAGGCGAGACCGCCGATACCATGGCAGCACTCGAGCTTGCAAAATCAAAAGGCGCATTAATCTTAGGGATTTGCAATGTTGTCGGCTCTTCAATAACCCGCTTAACTGATGGTGGCGCATATACACATGCCGGACCAGAAATTGGGGTGGCGTCTACCAAAGCATTTACAGCACAGGTGACCGTTATCAGCTTGATGGCCTTCTATATGGCACAATTGCGGGAAACTACAGATCGGTCAAGTCTTAAAAAACTCTTAAAAGAATTGGACACCATGCCATCTTTGGTTGAAAAATGCCTGGCAACTGAAGAAGCAACGAAGTACATTGCAGAGGAAATTAAAGATGCGGTCAGCTGCCTATTTCTCGGTCGCGGTACCGGTTTCCCGGTAGCATTAGAAGGGGCACTCAAACTGAAGGAAATTTCCTATATCCACGCAGAAGGCTACCCGGCCGCTGAAATGAAACACGGACCCATCGCTTTAATCGACAACGAGCTTCCTGTAGTAGTAGTGGCTACCAAGAATTCGTCCTACGAAAAAGTGCTTAGCAACATCCAAGAAGTAAAAGCGCGGAAGGGCAAGGTCATCGCAGTCATAACCGAGGGCGACGAGAAGATCAAGGAAGTAGCAGATTTCGTTCTTGAAATACCGGATGCACATGAAAGTTTCCTTCCCTTGTTAGCCACTGTGCCGCTGCAACTCTTATCATACCATGTCGCCTTACTCCGTGGATGCAATGTTGATCAGCCCCGGAATCTGGCCAAATCGGTTACTGTTGAATAAAAATCGTATGTTTGAAGCAATTCAATTGCTTTTTATATGAAGATTAAAGTAGGATTTGGTTTTGACGTACACCAACTAAAAGAAGGGCACCCTTTCGTATTGGGGGGTGTTCTCCTTGACCACCATGCTGGAGCCTTTGGCCACTCGGATGCCGACGTACTAGCACATGCTATCTGTGATTCCATTCTTGGAGCCGCAAACCTGGAGGACATCGGCTATCATTTCCCAAACACAGACCCCAAGTGGAAAGGCGTTAATAGCCTTAGCCTGTTGGAAAAATGCATTGTTATGCTTGAAGAAAAAGGATGGAAACTGGGAAATATCGATGCCATGCTATGCATTGAAGCTCCGAAAATAAAACCATATATTCCTGAAATGAAGAAGAACATTGCTAATGCAGCGAAAATAAGCATTGATGATATATCCATTAAAGCCACCACCAATGAAACGATGGGCTTTATCGGCCGCGAAGAAGGGGTAGTCGCTTATTCGGTTTGTCTAATCTCTAGATGATGCAGGCTTCTCCAAATTGCTAAGCGTATCACAGCCACAGCATGATTTACATGCTCCTTTTTTCTTGCCAGGCTTAATGCTAAAGTAGATCATCCTGGCTAGGTAGAAAAGTGCTCCCGCAAAAATAGCTATAACGAGGATTAACTGAATATCCATATATACAAAGCTAAGCTTTCATGTTCATAATCATGAAAAAAAATCACAATAACTCTAAAAAAACAGTGGAACGTAACAAATTTTTCGAATGTGAATACCTATCTTTGCGAAAAATTTCGAGTATCCAGTACCGATAAAATGCAGAAAATCAGAAATATAGCAATTATTGCTCACGTTGACCACGGTAAAACCACCCTTGTTGACAAACTACTACACTCAAGTAACCTCTTTCGTGAAGGGGAAGAGTCCGGAGAACTTATTCTTGATAACAATGATCTTGAGAGGGAACGCGGTATCACCATTGTTTCAAAAAACGTGTCGATTCAATATAAAGATGTTAAGATCAACGTTATTGACACACCCGGTCACGCCGATTTCGGAGGCGAGGTTGAGCGGGTGCTCAAAATGGCTGATGGCGTAATCCTATTGGTAGATGCCTTTGAGGGCCCTATGCCGCAGACACGTTTTGTAACACAAAAAGCACTCGGTTTGGGTCTTAAGCCAATTGTTGTTGTTAACAAAGTAGATAAAGAGAATTGCCGCCCAGACGAAGTTTACGAATCTGTATGGGAATTATTCTTTAACCTAGATGCCAATGACGAGCAATTAGACTTCCCGGTGTTATATGGTTCCTCTAAACAAGGATGGATGTCGACTGATTGGAAGAAACCAAGCGAAAGCTTCGAACCTCTATTAGACGCTATCTTGGAACACATCCCACCGGCACCTACGAATGAAGGTACACTTCAAATGCAAATTACATCGCTGGATTACTCTTCTTTCGTAGGTCGGATCGCGATTGGCCGTGTTGCACGCGGAGTTATCAAAGAAAACCAGCCGATTTCCCTTGTAAAGAGAGACGGTAAAATCGTGAAGTCCCGTGTTAAGGAATTACATACCTTCGTGGGCTTAGGGAAAATGAAAGTTTCTGAAGTTAAGGCCGGCGATATCTGTGCTGTTGTTGGAATCGACGGATTTGATATTGGCGATACACTCGCTGATTTTGAAAACCCCGAACAACTAGAAGTAATCCATATCGATGAACCGACCATGAATATGTTGTTCACGATAAACAATTCACCATTCTTTGGTAAAGAGGGTAAATTTGTAACCTCTCGTCACCTTCATGAGCGCTTATACAAAGAGATGGAGAAAAACCTTGCCCTTAAAGTAGTGCCTACTGATTCGGCTGACGCGTTCTTGGTATACGGCCGAGGAATCCTCCATCTTTCCGTATTAATTGAAACCATGCGCCGCGAGGGTTATGAGCTTCAGGTTGGTCAACCTCAGGTGATACTTAAGGAAATTGACGGACAGAAATGTGAGCCAGTTGAGATACTCATCGTTGATGTCCCTGCTGAGGTATCAGGTAAAGTTATCGAGCTCGTTACTCAGCGTAAAGGCGAGCTCCTGATCATGGAGACCAAAGGAACTCTTCAGCATTTAGAATTTGAGATTCCTTCGCGGGGCATTATCGGACTCCGAAATAATGTGTTAACGGCCACCGCCGGGGAAGCTGTTATGGCTCACCGATTTAAGAGCTACGAACCATGGAAGGGCACGATACCTGGTCGCCTAAACGGTGTTTTGGTATCCATGGAAAAAGGTCAGACCACCGCTTACTCAATCGATAAACTTCAAGATCGCGGTCGCTTTTTTGTCGATCCAGGTGTAGATGTCTATGAAGGACAGATCGTTGGAGAGCATATTCGCGAGAATGACTTGGTTGTCAATATTGTAAAAGGGAAACAACTTACGAATATGCGTGCCTCTGGTAGTGATGACAATACTCGTATTGCACCAGCGATTAAATTTTCACTTGAAGAATCTATGGAATACATCCAAGGCGATGAGTATATTGAGGTAACACCTAAAAACATTCGCCTGCGTAAGATTTACCTGAAAGAAGCCGACCGTAAAGTAAACGCAAAGAAGTTTCAGTAACGGTTTGAGCTCGGCGGTCTTCAGCGAATTAATGCTAGTGATAGCATGTTAAAAACCGCTGCTGAACCGTGGAGAAATAAAGGAAAATCCAGAGCATACTAAATTCGCATTTTTATCAGAAAAAAGTGGATTTAATGCGGATGCATTCCGTATTAAATCCACTTCCATCTTTATCAAGTTTTCAATAATATTTACGCTATTTAGTGCGCTGTTGACAGACGGATATTTACGCCCGGCGTCGCATTGCGATACCCTGCAAACACGTGATTATACATCCGACCGATCTGTGCATTCCACCAATCCGAATAATCTACCTGATTTCCAGAAGAATTACGGATCTGTAGGCTTCCCTGATCGGAACCATCAGCACCAATGAGACGAACTCGATAGTCAATTCGGGCAGTACCTGCCGATATTTCCACAGTTTTATTTACAGTAACCGGTTCCCAACCCGTAAACTCACCAAAAGCAACAGGCTCTCCTAAATCGAACCATTCGCTTTTATCGCCGGTTTCATTGTCTGTCGTATATTGCCACTGATATTGTAGTGTAAGATCTGTTGGTTCACCCTCTGCTTCATACATCAAGTTTATAAAGCGAATCCAGGCAGTAGTGCCAGTACGCTCAGTCGTTATAGAAGGTAATGGAGTCGGATAAGGAATAATCACCGGAGGTTCGCTAAAATCATGAATAAACAAGCTATTCTTACCAGCGGGTATTTCGATATCTCGGTCATAGACCAAAGTCATATTTTCTACATTCCCGCGATACAGTTTTAAATTTGACGTTCCGGGTTCTGTGCTAAAGAACTTACCTACGGCACCACCAGGAATTAAATTAAACGTATTCAACGGGGAAGTTTCATTGGCCAGCAACTGACCATTCAATTCTACTTTGTTGATAGCATTTGCGGAGCCAGTAGCCAATGGAACCATGTAGAATAGCTGAAACTGAGGCGTTTCATCTGTAATCTTCTCTGCTGGGAAATCCACCACATTCTTTTCACATGACGCCAGAAAAATCAGCATCACCATGAATGATAATAATTTAAGTATCTTTTTCATTTCTTCTTGATTTTAAATGGGTCAATAATTAATTAGGCATTTCTCCAGGATAAGCAAACCAAGGAATGGATGTCTGATAATTCGGAGCCGTTCCTGAGATTGGTTTCAAGCCTTCAAGAGACCCCTCGTTCCACATATACTCAGAATTATACCGAGGTCTTATCCTATAACTTGGAGAACCCTCATTCAGAACATTATAAGCTGATTTTCTCCCTTCCACTTGAGCTGGGCCAAGATACAAACCCTTGTATACCTTGGTAGGATCTGTATCCCACTTTTGTCTGATTTCCGCTTGAATCCATCCATTTCCATTACTTGGATAGTCGCCAGTATATTCGATATCATAGTGGTATTTACGCATGTCCACCCACGCCTCAGGAGCACCCCATGGATACAATGCTATCCACTTTTGCATCATAATATGAGATAGAGAAAAATCAGTCACATTCGCGACATACGGTCCATTCAGATATTCGGTCGCTAATGCATCAAATACTGATTTGGTAATTTTATCACCACCAGTCGGACTGCCTTCCTTTCCTGGAGAAATATACCGCGAAGTAAATTCCATATCTGCACGAACACCGTTTTGAAAAGCAGTAAATGCCTGTCCTCGTTGATCCAATTTCCAATAAGCCTCTGCTAAGCAGAATTGAATTTCAGCATAGGTGGTTAGAATATAAGGAGCGTCATCCCGATAGAGCCATCGTCCCATACCATCATGAATGTCACCAGTCCAGGTAGGCGCCACCTCTCTCCCATAATAAGAAGGAGCTGTACCGATTGGCCCAGTACGACTGGTAAACGAACCTCCATAATATTCATAGCTTTTCACATTATCAGGATCATCGATGTCTTCATAATTCGGATTACTAGTTGTTGCTAATTTAACCGCTACTCGTGGATCATAATTCCCTGGTGCATCATTCAAGATGTTCGCAGTAATCTGTTTTCCAGCAGGTTTAAATGGATAAGTTTCATTATCCTCCGTACGGATCTTGTCGCCGGTAACTTGATCGTACTCGGGAACAGTTCCTGTAAAAACCTGCACAGCATAATCGTGCTGAAAATAAAGAATATTTAGGTTGTTTCGAGCAGTACCCCAAAAGTTATTATAACCACTGTAAGGGGCACCCTGTGACCCACCAGTAATACGGATTGTCGCATCGTCCCCCGGGGACTGGAAAGATTTCTCTGCTGCACTAATCAACTCTTGAGCGTAAGCTGAATTAAAATCTGATTTATTGCTCAACGACGCAAGATTCCGTACAATTACTGCATAAGCAAACCTGATCCATTGATCTTTATTTCCTCCATAAATAAAATCATTATCCGTAAGCTTGCTACCATAAATTGTATTATCCTCTCTTTCCAACATTTCGATGGCCTCGTATGCCCAGGCACGTACTTGCGGATAAATATCCTGTTGGTAGTCATAATCATGAGAGAGCAAGCCGGGCACAAACGCATCGGTCATTGGTACTTCCCCGTGCACCTTCGTCAACATATCCCAACCAAAAGCCTTCAATGCTAAACCGATTCCGGCCAAGGTCCATTCTTCAGCTTCAACCGATTGATTAATCATATTCTCTAAATTCATTCCTTGCAGCCAATACACAACTCTCCATATCTCGCCGCCTGCGTCGCTGCCTATGGAATAATAATGCGTAGCAAAAGTCGTGTAACTCGTTGTGCCCATCATCTGTGTCATCGGTCCGATAGCGCGAATGTCCCAGTAAACACCCTGCAATTGCTGAATGTTATTCGCTAAGTACAAATAGCCTTCGACCTCAGCTGGCGCATCTATATTTGTATTTACATCCAAATATTTCTTACATCCGGTTGGAAGTAGAAGAAATAAAGGGATTATATATATTAAAAACTTTTTCATGGTCTATATCTTTAATTCAAGGTTAAACTAATACCAAATGAGATTCCTCGTGGGTTGGGGATAGACCAAACATCATATCCTTCACCACCAGTACCGCCCGCAGCAGCAGAAACTGTATTTCCAACTGCGTCAATACCAGAGTAATTTGTCCAGGTGACCAAATCATTACCCACCACGAACACATCGAAGGACGAAGCAAT from Pedobacter indicus carries:
- a CDS encoding SusD/RagB family nutrient-binding outer membrane lipoprotein; translated protein: MKKFLIYIIPLFLLLPTGCKKYLDVNTNIDAPAEVEGYLYLANNIQQLQGVYWDIRAIGPMTQMMGTTSYTTFATHYYSIGSDAGGEIWRVVYWLQGMNLENMINQSVEAEEWTLAGIGLALKAFGWDMLTKVHGEVPMTDAFVPGLLSHDYDYQQDIYPQVRAWAYEAIEMLEREDNTIYGSKLTDNDFIYGGNKDQWIRFAYAVIVRNLASLSNKSDFNSAYAQELISAAEKSFQSPGDDATIRITGGSQGAPYSGYNNFWGTARNNLNILYFQHDYAVQVFTGTVPEYDQVTGDKIRTEDNETYPFKPAGKQITANILNDAPGNYDPRVAVKLATTSNPNYEDIDDPDNVKSYEYYGGSFTSRTGPIGTAPSYYGREVAPTWTGDIHDGMGRWLYRDDAPYILTTYAEIQFCLAEAYWKLDQRGQAFTAFQNGVRADMEFTSRYISPGKEGSPTGGDKITKSVFDALATEYLNGPYVANVTDFSLSHIMMQKWIALYPWGAPEAWVDMRKYHYDIEYTGDYPSNGNGWIQAEIRQKWDTDPTKVYKGLYLGPAQVEGRKSAYNVLNEGSPSYRIRPRYNSEYMWNEGSLEGLKPISGTAPNYQTSIPWFAYPGEMPN
- the typA gene encoding translational GTPase TypA, which produces MQKIRNIAIIAHVDHGKTTLVDKLLHSSNLFREGEESGELILDNNDLERERGITIVSKNVSIQYKDVKINVIDTPGHADFGGEVERVLKMADGVILLVDAFEGPMPQTRFVTQKALGLGLKPIVVVNKVDKENCRPDEVYESVWELFFNLDANDEQLDFPVLYGSSKQGWMSTDWKKPSESFEPLLDAILEHIPPAPTNEGTLQMQITSLDYSSFVGRIAIGRVARGVIKENQPISLVKRDGKIVKSRVKELHTFVGLGKMKVSEVKAGDICAVVGIDGFDIGDTLADFENPEQLEVIHIDEPTMNMLFTINNSPFFGKEGKFVTSRHLHERLYKEMEKNLALKVVPTDSADAFLVYGRGILHLSVLIETMRREGYELQVGQPQVILKEIDGQKCEPVEILIVDVPAEVSGKVIELVTQRKGELLIMETKGTLQHLEFEIPSRGIIGLRNNVLTATAGEAVMAHRFKSYEPWKGTIPGRLNGVLVSMEKGQTTAYSIDKLQDRGRFFVDPGVDVYEGQIVGEHIRENDLVVNIVKGKQLTNMRASGSDDNTRIAPAIKFSLEESMEYIQGDEYIEVTPKNIRLRKIYLKEADRKVNAKKFQ
- a CDS encoding DUF4270 family protein, which encodes MRYHLRDLLTLLISLFILSGCDNPSKVGLDVDPGDQINGVLIDTLEINASTVKQDSIFTKGLAQLPLGYLKDPIIGESNASIQFAVQNVSNGDSRIPLNATVDSAVLIINYGQDFFGDSLNSSTTVEVKQLSVPYEVGKNYPTNAKWEVDPSLWGSKAVNKFAYNDSIRVNSVIDGKDTVVRVGPQLRIPLDKEKVTELFDGNIDSAVFNEHDFYHNRVKGFQVSVNKETQSGVGGIIHLAISDNSQNGLIVYYKTPDTTLQKNKFYLISPSNAAASINHVYSTEVQSQLDNPGNNYETVYTQGLGGLRIKLSLPTISALQNQDMIINKAELVILADEETTGSAFNKQAPRLTLYREDIAGQRRPVPDGDTNENNRDPRSFGLAFGGKYNAEKKQYSFILTSYIQDILLGKINNAQFFIEPAANIYSNVVPYQANIYSASRAILGTFNNPNYKMKLNIYYTKTND
- the panC gene encoding pantoate--beta-alanine ligase, with amino-acid sequence MLIFTTKNDLGAHLDNMRNEGKRIGLVTTMGALHQGHLSLMQHTQKLSDILVCSIFVNPTQFNNKEDLAKYPRPIEQDIHMLEQIGCDVLFLPEVEEMYSGSEEWNIDLDGLDTILEGAFRPGHFQGVTQIVKKLFDAVGPDIASFGQKDYQQFAVIKRMVEIFRLPVELKLCPTVRDSNGLAMSSRNVRLSDHGKTQALALSKALQYASDHIAEERASYSEIREEAISILKNAEGVDVEYFEICDRETLLPVGQPTAGVSLIVLVAAWVEGVRLIDNMLIPGGNSPKS
- a CDS encoding FeoB-associated Cys-rich membrane protein, with translation MDIQLILVIAIFAGALFYLARMIYFSIKPGKKKGACKSCCGCDTLSNLEKPASSRD
- the ispF gene encoding 2-C-methyl-D-erythritol 2,4-cyclodiphosphate synthase; this translates as MKIKVGFGFDVHQLKEGHPFVLGGVLLDHHAGAFGHSDADVLAHAICDSILGAANLEDIGYHFPNTDPKWKGVNSLSLLEKCIVMLEEKGWKLGNIDAMLCIEAPKIKPYIPEMKKNIANAAKISIDDISIKATTNETMGFIGREEGVVAYSVCLISR
- a CDS encoding glycogen/starch synthase, which encodes MAKTKILFITHEMAPFLELSKISEITRQLPQAMQEKGFEIRILMPRFGTINERRNRLHEVIRLSGMNIVVDNNDNPLIIKVASIPAARMQVYFLDNDEYFHRKQVFRDKSNKFFADNDERAIFFCKGALETVKKLGWAPDVVHCHGWMSTLIPAYLKTAYKDDPTYKESKVIYSLYNDHFPEALGEGFKKKALTSSMKEDQLAEYGNGDHTSLYQGAISYSDAVVIAEENVSEDLLKFVKKADIPLTNAEKDEDFENYCNLYEQFASEELETA
- the glmS gene encoding glutamine--fructose-6-phosphate transaminase (isomerizing), whose translation is MCGIVGYIGKEQAWPVIIKGLKRLEYRGYDSAGIALASSNGITAYKKAGKVSVLEEFANGEDQSGTVGIGHTRWATHGEPSDRNAHPHLSGNERLAIVHNGIIENYAIIKETLISNGHNFLSDTDTEVLVHLIEDIQQAEQCDLTEAVRLTLTQVVGAYAIVIIDKENPNQLVAARKGSPMVIGVGEDEYIIGSDASPIIEYTKNIIYLKDEEIATITPNSIEIRTIDNEIQTPFVHRLELKLEMLEKAGYDHFMLKEIYEQPRSIRDCLRGRISPDEGTVQLGGLKDYDDKLKQANRIIIIACGTSWHAGLVGEYLIENYARIPVEVEYASEFRYRNPVVSENDIVIAISQSGETADTMAALELAKSKGALILGICNVVGSSITRLTDGGAYTHAGPEIGVASTKAFTAQVTVISLMAFYMAQLRETTDRSSLKKLLKELDTMPSLVEKCLATEEATKYIAEEIKDAVSCLFLGRGTGFPVALEGALKLKEISYIHAEGYPAAEMKHGPIALIDNELPVVVVATKNSSYEKVLSNIQEVKARKGKVIAVITEGDEKIKEVADFVLEIPDAHESFLPLLATVPLQLLSYHVALLRGCNVDQPRNLAKSVTVE